In one window of Nodosilinea sp. PGN35 DNA:
- a CDS encoding acetate/propionate family kinase yields MKIFVLNAGSSSHKSCLFDLSQGNADGQVARPLWRASLDWTHAEGSVELTASGAGEETVTVLPLTDKGEGLEAMVETLVQGQTQVLDDLAEIGAVGHRVVHGGCDYQQPVVVDSGVKETIRQLIPLAPAHNPANLQGIEAMERILGGVPQVAVFDTAFHSAMPPAAFTYPGPYAWVEQGIRRYGFHGISHQYVAQRAADLMGRDLEDLKLLTCHLGNGCSLAAVKGGVCVDTTMGFTPLDGLMMGNRSGSVDPGILIYLMRQEGYSADQLDRLLNKESGLKGLSGVSNDMRVVAEAMEQGSDQAQLAIGVFIHRLRREMGGMVASLGGLDGVVFTAGIGENTPLVWRRACEPFEFLGLRLKAELNRAQNDQDIAAADAAVRVWVIHTQEEWAIAQACAALLQPA; encoded by the coding sequence ATGAAAATCTTCGTACTCAATGCCGGGTCGAGCAGTCACAAGAGCTGTCTGTTTGACCTCAGCCAGGGCAATGCCGATGGTCAGGTCGCCCGGCCACTATGGCGCGCTTCTCTGGATTGGACTCACGCCGAAGGCAGCGTGGAGCTGACCGCCTCTGGCGCTGGGGAGGAGACGGTCACAGTGCTGCCCCTGACCGACAAGGGCGAGGGGCTAGAGGCAATGGTTGAGACCCTGGTGCAGGGGCAGACCCAGGTGCTCGACGATCTTGCAGAGATTGGGGCGGTAGGGCATCGAGTGGTGCACGGCGGTTGCGACTACCAGCAGCCGGTGGTGGTGGATAGTGGGGTCAAAGAGACGATTCGCCAATTGATTCCCCTGGCTCCGGCCCACAACCCGGCCAATCTGCAAGGCATTGAGGCGATGGAGCGCATTTTGGGCGGGGTGCCCCAGGTGGCGGTGTTCGACACGGCTTTTCACTCGGCCATGCCCCCGGCGGCGTTCACCTACCCCGGCCCCTACGCCTGGGTCGAGCAGGGCATTCGCCGCTACGGCTTCCACGGCATTAGCCACCAGTACGTGGCCCAGCGAGCCGCCGATCTGATGGGGCGAGACCTTGAAGATTTGAAGCTGCTCACCTGCCACCTGGGCAACGGCTGCTCGCTGGCGGCGGTCAAAGGGGGCGTCTGCGTCGATACGACCATGGGGTTTACGCCCCTGGATGGGCTGATGATGGGCAACCGCTCCGGCAGCGTTGACCCCGGCATTCTCATTTATCTAATGCGGCAGGAGGGCTACAGCGCCGACCAGCTCGATCGCCTGCTGAATAAAGAGTCGGGGCTGAAGGGGCTTTCGGGCGTTTCTAACGATATGCGTGTTGTGGCAGAGGCGATGGAGCAAGGCAGCGACCAGGCACAGCTGGCGATAGGGGTGTTTATCCACCGTCTGCGGCGGGAAATGGGCGGCATGGTCGCCAGCCTGGGGGGGCTGGATGGGGTGGTGTTTACGGCGGGCATTGGCGAAAACACTCCGCTGGTCTGGCGGCGGGCCTGCGAACCGTTTGAGTTTTTGGGGCTGCGGCTCAAGGCTGAGCTAAACCGGGCGCAGAATGATCAGGATATTGCGGCGGCGGATGCGGCAGTGCGAGTGTGGGTGATTCATACCCAGGAGGAGTGGGCGATCGCCCAGGCCTGTGCAGCGCTGCTTCAGCCCGCCTAG
- a CDS encoding histidine phosphatase family protein: MSLHLYLLRHGETESSQTGTYCGFSDVDLTAEGGAMAQAFADKYQRLTWEAVYASPLKRTVATATPICEATGHTMQLRDGLKEMFFGEWEGKTHDEVYQQYGEDYLRWLTEPAWNPPTGGETGVQVASRAALVVAEIEANHTSGNVLIVSHKTTIRLILCNLLGIDSGRYRDRIALPVASISLVCFDKHGPMLVKHGDRSHLPEELDARPGT; the protein is encoded by the coding sequence ATGTCCCTCCACCTCTACCTCCTCCGCCACGGCGAAACCGAATCGAGCCAGACCGGCACCTACTGCGGCTTTTCTGACGTAGACCTGACCGCCGAGGGCGGTGCCATGGCCCAGGCCTTTGCCGACAAGTATCAGCGCCTTACCTGGGAGGCGGTGTACGCCAGCCCGCTGAAGCGCACCGTGGCAACCGCCACCCCCATCTGTGAGGCCACGGGCCACACCATGCAGCTGCGCGACGGCCTCAAGGAAATGTTCTTTGGCGAGTGGGAGGGCAAAACCCACGACGAGGTCTATCAGCAGTACGGCGAAGACTACCTGCGCTGGCTCACTGAACCGGCCTGGAACCCGCCAACCGGGGGCGAAACCGGAGTCCAGGTGGCCAGCCGCGCCGCCCTGGTGGTGGCCGAGATCGAGGCCAACCACACCTCTGGCAACGTGCTAATCGTGTCCCACAAGACGACGATTCGGCTGATTCTCTGCAATCTGCTGGGCATCGACAGCGGTCGGTACCGCGATCGCATCGCTCTGCCCGTCGCCTCGATCAGCCTGGTGTGCTTCGACAAACACGGCCCCATGCTGGTCAAGCACGGCGATCGCTCACACCTGCCCGAAGAGTTGGATGCGCGACCGGGAACCTAG
- a CDS encoding glycogen/starch/alpha-glucan phosphorylase → MTTIPIGCPTVDIEDDRTGLSVDTLRRALADNLFYIQGKWPEVASQNDFYLALAYTVRDRMMQRWLNSTRNYLRKEVRVVTYLSAEFLLGPHLGRNLLNLGIEAPVRQAVQESGLDFDELIAQEEEPGLGNGGLGRLAACYMESLSSLQIPAIGYGIRYEFGIFDQEIHDGWQVEITDKWLQHGNPWEIAHPQEAVTVGFGGHTESYTDSDGRFRKRWIPGKQVKGIPYDTPIPGYRVNTINTLRLWKAEAVESFDFKSFNVGNYYGAVDSKVTSENISKVLYPNDEQIEGKQLRLEQQFFFVSCALQDMIRIHLASGQPLDSFHEKFAAQLNDTHPAVGVAELMRLLVDDYGIEWEGAWAIAQNTFAYTNHTLLPEALEKWPLSLFGKLLPRHLEIIFEINRRFMDQVRVQYLNDSAKLSSLSLIDEAGERYVRMANLASLGSHAINGVAELHSELVKQTILKDFHELFPGKIRNITNGVSPRRWIALANPRLAALYTEKVGDGWLQDMEKLRQIEGYADDSGFRQHWRQIKCDIKQDLASYIHQRTSIAVSPDSLFDVQVKRIHEYKRQHLNVLHIITLYERLRQNPNLDIAPRTFIFGGKAAPGYHMAKLMIKFITAVGDVVNSDKAIGDRLKVVFLPDYNVSLGQRVYPAADLSEQISTAGKEASGTGNMKFSMNGALTIGTLDGANVEIRELVGDDNFFLFGLVADEVTALKASGYNPADYYHSNPELKEAIDLINCGYFAKGDGDLFKPLIDNLLYHDPYLLLADYQSYIDAQDRVSTAYQDQEHWSRMSIVNAVRMGKFSSDRAIRDYCEQIWHVKPVHIELKDYVQAQAGLNVN, encoded by the coding sequence ATGACAACAATACCCATCGGTTGCCCCACGGTCGATATTGAGGACGATCGCACTGGTCTCAGCGTAGACACCCTGCGCCGGGCGCTGGCCGACAACCTGTTTTACATTCAGGGCAAGTGGCCCGAGGTCGCCAGCCAGAACGATTTTTACCTGGCCCTGGCCTACACGGTGCGCGATCGCATGATGCAGCGCTGGCTCAACTCTACCCGCAACTACTTGCGAAAAGAGGTGCGGGTCGTGACCTACCTGTCGGCGGAGTTTTTGCTGGGGCCGCACCTGGGCCGCAACCTGCTCAACCTGGGCATTGAGGCTCCGGTCAGGCAGGCGGTGCAGGAATCGGGCCTCGACTTTGACGAGCTGATCGCCCAGGAAGAAGAGCCGGGCCTGGGCAACGGCGGGCTGGGTCGCCTGGCCGCCTGCTATATGGAGTCGCTCTCCAGCCTGCAAATTCCGGCGATCGGCTACGGCATTCGCTACGAGTTCGGCATCTTCGACCAAGAAATTCACGACGGCTGGCAGGTCGAAATCACCGACAAGTGGCTCCAGCACGGCAACCCCTGGGAGATCGCCCACCCCCAGGAGGCCGTCACCGTGGGCTTTGGCGGCCACACCGAGAGCTACACCGACTCCGATGGCCGCTTCCGCAAGCGCTGGATACCGGGCAAGCAGGTGAAGGGCATTCCCTACGACACGCCGATTCCCGGCTACCGGGTCAACACCATCAACACCCTGCGCCTGTGGAAGGCCGAGGCGGTGGAGTCCTTTGATTTTAAGTCGTTCAACGTGGGCAACTACTACGGCGCGGTGGATAGCAAGGTCACCTCCGAGAATATCTCCAAGGTGCTCTACCCCAACGACGAGCAGATCGAGGGCAAGCAGCTGCGCCTGGAGCAGCAGTTTTTCTTTGTCTCCTGCGCCCTGCAAGACATGATTCGCATTCATTTGGCCTCGGGCCAACCGCTCGACAGCTTTCACGAGAAGTTTGCCGCCCAGCTCAACGACACCCACCCCGCCGTGGGCGTGGCCGAGCTGATGCGCCTGCTGGTAGACGACTACGGCATCGAGTGGGAGGGGGCCTGGGCGATCGCCCAAAACACCTTCGCCTACACCAACCACACCCTGCTGCCCGAAGCGCTGGAGAAATGGCCCCTGTCTCTGTTTGGCAAACTGCTGCCCCGCCACCTGGAAATTATCTTTGAGATCAACCGCCGGTTTATGGATCAGGTGCGGGTGCAGTACCTCAACGACTCGGCTAAGCTGAGCAGCCTGTCGCTAATCGATGAGGCGGGGGAGCGCTACGTGCGCATGGCCAACCTGGCCAGCCTCGGCAGCCATGCCATCAACGGCGTGGCCGAGCTGCACAGCGAGCTGGTCAAACAGACCATTCTCAAAGACTTCCACGAGCTGTTTCCGGGCAAAATTCGCAACATCACCAACGGCGTCAGCCCCCGCCGCTGGATTGCCCTGGCCAACCCCCGCCTGGCCGCTCTCTACACCGAGAAAGTGGGCGACGGCTGGTTGCAAGATATGGAAAAGCTGCGCCAGATCGAGGGCTACGCCGACGACTCCGGCTTTCGCCAGCACTGGCGGCAGATCAAGTGCGACATCAAGCAAGATCTGGCCAGCTACATTCACCAGCGCACCAGCATCGCCGTCAGCCCCGACTCGCTGTTTGACGTGCAGGTAAAGCGCATCCACGAGTACAAGCGCCAGCACCTCAACGTGCTGCACATCATCACCCTCTACGAGCGGCTGCGGCAAAACCCAAACCTGGATATTGCCCCCCGCACGTTTATTTTTGGCGGCAAAGCGGCCCCCGGCTACCACATGGCCAAACTGATGATCAAATTCATCACCGCCGTCGGCGATGTGGTGAATAGTGACAAAGCAATCGGCGATCGCCTCAAGGTGGTCTTTTTGCCCGACTACAACGTCAGCCTGGGCCAGCGGGTCTACCCCGCCGCCGACCTCTCCGAGCAAATTTCTACCGCTGGCAAAGAGGCCTCGGGCACCGGCAACATGAAATTTTCTATGAATGGTGCCCTGACCATCGGCACCCTCGACGGGGCCAATGTGGAGATCCGCGAGCTGGTGGGCGACGACAACTTCTTTCTGTTTGGTCTGGTCGCCGACGAGGTCACGGCCCTCAAGGCCAGCGGCTACAATCCCGCCGACTACTACCACAGCAATCCCGAGCTCAAAGAAGCCATCGATCTCATTAACTGCGGCTACTTTGCCAAGGGCGACGGCGACCTGTTCAAACCGCTAATCGACAACCTGCTCTACCACGACCCCTACCTGCTGCTGGCCGACTACCAATCCTATATCGACGCCCAAGACCGCGTCAGCACCGCCTACCAAGACCAGGAGCACTGGTCGCGAATGTCAATTGTCAACGCCGTGCGCATGGGCAAGTTTTCGAGCGATCGCGCCATCCGTGACTACTGCGAGCAGATTTGGCACGTCAAGCCCGTGCATATTGAGCTAAAAGACTACGTTCAGGCCCAGGCGGGGTTGAACGTTAATTAA
- a CDS encoding putative toxin-antitoxin system toxin component, PIN family — protein MTPRAVIDTNIWICILLRGRTTLPVLAAFNADQFQLVMSQPLFDEFHDVWLRPRLRQRIDPNQAERLEHQLRYRSIWVEVKTIPPNCRDPKDLPVLATAIDGAANIIVSGDNDLRADDALRAAMLEQNIQLLGVQSFLDCLQETS, from the coding sequence ATGACCCCGCGTGCTGTCATTGACACCAACATTTGGATTTGCATTTTGCTAAGAGGGCGCACTACGCTGCCGGTATTGGCAGCATTCAATGCAGACCAATTTCAACTCGTGATGAGCCAACCACTCTTTGATGAATTCCACGATGTTTGGCTTCGTCCGCGATTAAGGCAACGTATTGATCCCAATCAAGCAGAACGTTTGGAGCACCAGCTCAGATACCGTTCTATCTGGGTCGAGGTCAAAACTATTCCTCCCAATTGCCGAGATCCGAAAGATTTGCCCGTGTTGGCAACCGCTATTGACGGAGCTGCAAACATTATCGTCTCTGGCGACAATGATCTAAGGGCTGATGATGCTTTGAGAGCAGCCATGCTGGAGCAAAACATACAGCTACTCGGTGTCCAGTCTTTCCTGGATTGTTTGCAGGAGACATCGTAA
- a CDS encoding transposase — protein sequence MPRRDLTFQPGHYYHLYNRGNDRQPIFFERENYLHFLRLIRRYLIEQPLDVVAYCLIPNHYHLLVRCKTNAVSGAMMRLSVAYTKAMNRRYNRVGVVFQGQFQAVAVDSDEYLYHLTRYIHLNPVKAGLVAHPRDWEFSSYLDYAGLRSGTLPRLDVLRQQLMSEAAYQTFLKPEDQPLPTMTSAFATNLKALMLDE from the coding sequence ATGCCACGTCGAGATCTCACCTTTCAGCCAGGGCATTACTACCACCTCTACAACCGCGGCAACGATCGCCAGCCCATTTTCTTTGAACGGGAAAACTATCTGCACTTTTTGCGGTTGATCCGCCGCTATTTAATTGAGCAACCGCTAGATGTGGTGGCCTATTGCCTGATACCGAATCACTATCATCTGTTGGTGCGGTGTAAAACCAATGCCGTGTCTGGAGCCATGATGCGGCTATCGGTGGCCTACACCAAGGCGATGAATCGACGCTACAACCGGGTGGGGGTTGTGTTTCAGGGCCAGTTTCAGGCAGTCGCGGTGGATAGTGACGAGTATCTGTACCATCTAACCCGATACATTCACCTGAACCCGGTGAAGGCTGGGCTGGTGGCTCACCCCAGGGATTGGGAGTTTTCCAGTTATCTGGACTATGCGGGCCTGCGATCGGGCACTTTACCAAGGCTGGACGTTTTACGGCAGCAATTGATGTCTGAAGCCGCGTATCAGACGTTTCTGAAGCCTGAGGATCAGCCTCTACCGACCATGACCAGCGCTTTTGCGACGAACCTGAAAGCTCTCATGTTGGATGAGTAG
- a CDS encoding tetratricopeptide repeat protein, which produces MGDHIFISHSSKDDPIVQQLRQMLELHGQLPWVDSREMTGGDDLETTIETSIRTARCFLVVVSIEALSSAWVQRELAIAQATAQERTDGYKVISVVLPGTPLGLLRPFFPGDPLHIEVSDRPSGLAEAIPQISAALGLELPSDRQPGQRVTVEPVEELLLTLSDPTITEQDGIRRATATAELTYIPADHSRQIISRRYRFTAPLGPVELEEIRWYIEKYYQWPTGVFKQRASQIEAALPQWGQALYRAAVAGDSARPALESWQRATGSRRFSVQVDGEPMEGTPEDAAAQCREAANDLLSLPWEILHDGRGYLSQGARGVRVRRRLPNRTATPTPQAALPIRVLLVSPRPEVDENGQSVGYIDHRISALALVGAMESLGEGLVKVDLLQPPTFLALQQALQRGMAENDPYEIVHFDGHGVYDRRVGLGALCFEDPRDSTKLGQRLLQLIHAPELAAELNQYGVPLIFLEACQTAQATKDPMASVAARLLEGGVGSVVAMSHSVLVETARRFVETFYTALAEGQRVGDAMLAGQEALYGDPYRFKIMGAGELRLQDWFVPVLYQDGADPPLFTVTTGEAAARLAQERRQVQLGRLPDPPEHQFVGRSHQLLHLERLLGQEPYAVVRGSGGLGKTALTVELARWLVRSGRFGRAAFVSVESQNVQDVRGVLDAIGRQLVPGYLVAQYGDDWAAALQPVERALRDCPTVIVLDNMESVLPDAQGTNPAGVADVTELLALCQKLVAADPRCRLLFTSREPLPAPFAKAKCTVELGRLSEREAVQLVEQVMAQHGWEPPATDNATTPAEIAELVETVNRHPRALVLLAREVARGVRATTQNVAALMAKLEAENPGDRENSLYASVELSLRRLPGEVLERVKRLAVVHGGANLFVLSEVLGLDSENAQAVAAMLIEVGMAEEQEYSYLRLDPALPAYLQLGQPPEHLAQLANPWAEAMVQLVDFLFQQKFQDSTMANRLTLLELPNLVALLDWLGQRLAADRNLAEGVADTAGKIEQLLEFLNRPQALALAVALRERAAVALPEWGSARFNNEKLQIERLLEQGQLQAAHTQAQALLAKAQAVGPAAYQGADYDLAMATNLLGQVFFAAGQADEALELFATAQHQFEALGEPGESMAAVVLAREADCLRALGRLDEAAAKYEEKIQRAEKLEDLRQVAVGKGNLAMVRMLQGRYGEAIAGYEAARTLFEQQNEPAMVATAWHQLGMVHQAAGNYDAAETAYRQSLEINTRRGDRAGQANSLTQLGNLYVDYLNRPEEAVTFYRQAADIYIEQGDLRYEGVTRNNIANTLRKLQRYDEARGEILRAIECDQPFGHAAEPWKPFAILHDIETAVGNPAAARAAWQQARDAYLAYRQQGGYAQGDGGKLVDHVLGLLAQQQTDEVQSLFTELTNNPEVPDSPKRLIQAMVAILNGSCDPALADDPALNYDDAAEVLFLIERL; this is translated from the coding sequence ATGGGCGACCACATCTTTATCTCCCACTCCAGCAAAGACGACCCCATAGTCCAACAGCTGCGGCAAATGCTAGAGCTGCACGGGCAGCTGCCCTGGGTAGATTCTCGCGAGATGACCGGGGGTGATGATCTAGAGACAACCATCGAAACCAGTATTCGCACAGCCCGCTGTTTTTTAGTAGTGGTCAGTATAGAGGCCCTGAGTTCTGCGTGGGTGCAGCGCGAGCTGGCCATCGCCCAGGCCACGGCCCAGGAGCGCACCGATGGCTACAAAGTAATTTCTGTAGTGCTGCCAGGGACGCCGCTAGGATTGCTCAGGCCCTTTTTCCCTGGCGACCCGCTGCACATTGAAGTAAGCGATCGCCCCAGTGGTCTGGCCGAAGCCATTCCACAAATCTCAGCGGCCCTGGGGCTGGAGCTGCCCAGCGATCGCCAACCCGGCCAGCGAGTCACGGTCGAACCCGTAGAAGAACTGCTGCTGACCCTCAGCGATCCCACCATTACCGAGCAGGATGGCATTCGCCGCGCCACCGCCACCGCCGAACTCACCTACATCCCTGCCGACCACAGCCGCCAGATCATCAGCCGCCGCTACCGCTTTACCGCGCCCCTGGGGCCGGTGGAACTGGAGGAAATTCGCTGGTACATCGAGAAGTACTACCAGTGGCCGACGGGGGTGTTTAAGCAGCGGGCCAGCCAAATCGAGGCGGCGCTGCCCCAGTGGGGTCAGGCGCTGTACCGGGCGGCGGTGGCCGGAGACTCGGCCCGACCCGCCCTGGAGAGCTGGCAGCGGGCGACGGGCAGCCGCCGCTTTTCGGTACAGGTGGATGGGGAGCCGATGGAGGGCACCCCAGAGGACGCCGCCGCCCAGTGCCGCGAGGCGGCCAACGACCTGCTGTCGCTGCCCTGGGAGATTTTGCACGATGGCCGGGGCTATCTGTCCCAGGGGGCCAGGGGGGTGCGGGTGCGCCGCCGCCTGCCCAACCGCACGGCCACCCCCACCCCCCAGGCGGCTCTACCCATTCGGGTGCTGTTAGTGAGCCCCCGCCCGGAAGTGGATGAGAATGGCCAGTCCGTGGGCTACATCGACCACCGCATTAGCGCCCTGGCCCTGGTGGGGGCAATGGAATCCCTGGGGGAAGGGCTGGTGAAGGTAGACCTGTTGCAGCCGCCCACCTTTTTGGCCCTGCAGCAGGCCCTCCAGCGGGGCATGGCCGAAAACGACCCCTACGAAATCGTCCATTTCGACGGCCACGGGGTGTACGACCGGCGGGTGGGGCTGGGGGCGCTGTGCTTTGAAGACCCCCGCGACAGCACCAAGCTGGGGCAACGCCTGCTCCAGCTCATCCACGCCCCGGAGCTGGCGGCGGAGCTAAACCAGTACGGCGTGCCGCTGATTTTTCTGGAAGCCTGCCAGACGGCCCAGGCTACCAAAGACCCCATGGCCTCGGTGGCGGCCCGGCTGCTGGAGGGCGGGGTGGGCTCGGTGGTGGCCATGAGCCATTCTGTACTGGTGGAAACCGCCCGCCGCTTTGTGGAAACCTTCTACACCGCCCTGGCCGAGGGCCAGCGGGTGGGGGATGCCATGCTGGCGGGGCAGGAGGCCCTCTACGGCGACCCCTACCGGTTCAAAATTATGGGAGCGGGGGAGCTAAGGTTGCAAGACTGGTTTGTGCCCGTGCTGTACCAGGATGGGGCCGACCCGCCGCTGTTTACCGTCACTACAGGGGAAGCAGCGGCTCGCCTGGCCCAAGAGCGGCGGCAGGTGCAGCTTGGCCGTCTGCCCGACCCGCCCGAACACCAGTTTGTGGGCCGCAGCCACCAGCTTTTGCACCTGGAGCGGCTGCTGGGGCAGGAACCCTACGCCGTGGTGCGCGGCAGCGGCGGCCTAGGCAAAACGGCGCTGACGGTGGAACTGGCCCGCTGGCTGGTGCGATCGGGCCGCTTTGGCCGGGCCGCCTTTGTCAGTGTGGAATCGCAGAATGTGCAGGATGTGAGGGGGGTGCTGGATGCGATCGGTCGGCAGTTGGTGCCGGGGTATCTGGTGGCCCAGTATGGCGACGACTGGGCCGCCGCCCTGCAACCGGTGGAGCGCGCCCTGCGGGACTGCCCCACGGTGATTGTGCTGGACAATATGGAAAGCGTGCTGCCCGATGCCCAGGGCACCAACCCGGCGGGGGTGGCGGATGTGACGGAACTGCTAGCCCTCTGCCAAAAACTTGTTGCTGCCGACCCCCGCTGCCGCCTGTTGTTTACCAGCCGCGAACCCCTGCCCGCCCCCTTTGCCAAGGCCAAATGCACCGTGGAACTGGGGCGGCTGAGTGAACGGGAAGCCGTGCAACTGGTGGAGCAGGTGATGGCCCAGCACGGCTGGGAACCCCCCGCCACCGACAACGCCACCACCCCAGCAGAAATTGCCGAACTGGTGGAAACCGTGAACCGCCACCCCCGCGCCCTGGTGCTGCTGGCCCGAGAAGTGGCGCGGGGGGTGCGGGCCACGACGCAGAATGTGGCGGCGCTGATGGCGAAGCTGGAGGCGGAGAATCCGGGTGACAGAGAAAATTCGCTGTATGCCAGTGTGGAGCTGTCGCTGCGGCGCTTGCCGGGGGAGGTACTGGAGCGGGTGAAGCGGCTGGCGGTGGTGCACGGGGGGGCCAATCTTTTTGTTTTGAGTGAAGTGCTGGGGCTTGATTCAGAAAATGCCCAAGCGGTTGCTGCCATGCTTATTGAAGTCGGTATGGCTGAAGAACAGGAGTACAGCTACCTGCGGCTGGACCCGGCGCTGCCTGCCTACCTGCAACTGGGGCAGCCCCCAGAGCACCTCGCCCAGCTTGCCAACCCCTGGGCCGAGGCGATGGTGCAACTGGTCGATTTTCTTTTTCAGCAAAAGTTCCAAGACAGCACGATGGCCAACCGGCTGACGCTGCTGGAGCTGCCCAACCTGGTGGCCCTGCTGGACTGGCTGGGGCAGCGGCTGGCTGCCGATCGCAACCTGGCAGAAGGGGTGGCCGATACGGCTGGAAAGATTGAACAACTGCTGGAGTTTCTGAACCGCCCCCAGGCCCTGGCGCTGGCGGTGGCCCTGCGGGAACGGGCAGCGGTGGCCTTGCCGGAGTGGGGCAGCGCCCGGTTTAACAACGAGAAATTGCAGATTGAGCGGCTGCTGGAGCAGGGGCAACTGCAAGCGGCCCATACCCAGGCCCAGGCGCTGCTAGCCAAGGCTCAGGCGGTGGGGCCAGCAGCCTATCAGGGGGCAGATTATGATTTGGCCATGGCAACGAACTTGCTCGGTCAAGTGTTTTTTGCAGCGGGGCAGGCAGACGAAGCCCTAGAATTGTTTGCCACGGCCCAGCACCAGTTTGAGGCCCTGGGAGAACCGGGAGAAAGCATGGCTGCTGTTGTCCTGGCTAGAGAGGCCGATTGCCTGCGGGCCTTGGGGCGGCTGGATGAGGCGGCGGCGAAGTATGAGGAAAAGATCCAACGGGCTGAAAAGCTGGAGGACCTTCGGCAGGTAGCGGTGGGCAAGGGCAACCTGGCCATGGTGCGGATGTTGCAGGGGCGGTATGGGGAGGCGATCGCCGGTTACGAAGCCGCCCGCACTCTGTTTGAACAGCAAAACGAACCCGCCATGGTTGCCACCGCCTGGCACCAGCTCGGCATGGTGCACCAAGCGGCAGGCAACTACGACGCCGCAGAAACCGCCTACCGCCAGTCCCTGGAGATTAATACCCGGCGAGGCGATCGGGCCGGGCAGGCGAATAGTTTGACGCAGTTGGGGAATCTTTACGTCGACTACCTGAACCGCCCAGAAGAGGCGGTGACCTTTTACCGGCAGGCGGCGGATATATATATTGAGCAAGGGGACTTGCGGTACGAAGGCGTAACGCGCAACAACATTGCCAACACCCTACGAAAGCTCCAGCGGTACGACGAAGCGCGAGGGGAAATTTTGCGGGCGATCGAGTGCGATCAACCCTTTGGCCATGCGGCTGAACCCTGGAAACCCTTCGCCATCCTGCACGACATCGAAACCGCCGTCGGCAACCCCGCAGCGGCTCGGGCGGCGTGGCAGCAGGCCCGCGATGCCTACCTGGCCTACCGGCAGCAGGGGGGCTATGCCCAGGGTGACGGCGGCAAGCTGGTAGACCACGTTCTGGGTCTGCTGGCCCAGCAGCAAACCGATGAAGTCCAGTCGCTGTTTACCGAGCTAACCAACAACCCAGAAGTACCCGACTCCCCCAAGCGACTCATCCAGGCCATGGTTGCCATCCTCAACGGCTCCTGCGACCCCGCCCTGGCCGACGACCCCGCCCTCAACTACGACGATGCCGCCGAGGTGCTGTTCTTGATCGAGCGGCTGTAG